The Celeribacter baekdonensis genomic interval AGCGTGCCGTTCACGGTCGTGCGCAGCGCGCGGGACGGTATGGCAGATGTGTTTTTCGCCGTCGCGTCCGCCCTCGATGGTGGGCTTGATGACGGCTACACGCTTTTATACGCGCGCATTGCCCAAGCGCTGCGCCCGGATGAGGCCAATTACGCGTTGTTCAGCGCCGCCCTTTTGGAGCGGCTCGACAATTACGATCTTGCCACCACGGCGTTTGACGCCATTGCTGTTGATGATCCGGCCTATCCGATGGCAACGCTTGGCCGCGCCGAAGCGCTGCGGGCGGCAGGCAAAGACGATGCCGAGCTTGAAGTGTTGCGCCAGTTGACGAAATCCCATCCTGAACTGGATGACGGTCATATCGCGCTTGGCGATGCGTTGCGCCGGCATGAACGCTATGCGGAGGCGGCCGAGGCCTATAGCACTGCAATTGATCTCAATCAGCCGCCCTCGCGCGCGCAATGGCCGCTCTATTTCACCCGTGGCATTGCCTACGAGCGTGAAGGTGTATGGGACAAAGCCGAGGCTGATTTGCGCCAAGCGCTTGCGTTGGAACCGGATCAGCCGCAAGTTTTGAATTACCTTGGCTATTCCTTCCTTGAGATGAAAACCAACCTTGATGAAGCCATGGGGATGATCCGCAAGGCCTCTGCCGCACGTCCGAATGATGGTTATATCACCGACAGTCTGGCGTGGGGGCTGTACCTTTTGGGTCGCTATGATGAGGCGGTCAAACCGATGGAACGTGCCGCGGCATTGATGCCGGTGGATGCGGTGGTGAATGATCACTTGGGGGATGTCTATTGGGCCGTTGGCCGCGAACGCGAGGCGCGATTTCAATGGGAACGCGCTCTGTCCTTTGATCCCGAAGACGATGAGGCCAACCGCATTCGCCGCAAATTGGAGGTGGGACTGGACCGGGTGTTGGTTGAGGAGGGGCTTGCGCCCACACGCCCCTTGGATGATGGCTAACATCCTATGATCACAAAGATTTTCGCTCCGGCCAAGGTCAACCTTGCGCTCCATGTCACCGGACAGCGGGCGGATGGCTATCACATCTTGGACAGTCTTGTGGCCTTTGTCGATCTCGGTGATCAAATCATCGCTGAGCCTGCCGCACAGTCGTCTCTGACTGTAACCGGCCCTTTTGCCGCGGGCGTGCCGACGGATGGCACCAATCTTGTGTTGAAAGCGGCGGCTTTGGCAGGGCGACCGATGGCGTTAACGCTTGATAAACACCTGCCGCCAGCCTCCGGCATTGGCGGCGGATCGGCGGATGCTGCGGCGACATTGCGCGCGGCGGCGCGTTTGGGGACACAGCCCGTGACCGCCGATCAGGCACTGTCGCTGGGCGCGGATGTCCCGGTCTGTTTGCGCTCGAAACCCATGCGCATGTCGGGGATTGGCGAGGTCTTATCCCCCGTCATCATGCCCGCACTACATCTGGTGTTGGTCAACCCTCGGGTCGAAGTGTCGACGCCGGAGGTCTTTGCCCGCCTTGAGCGCAAAGACAATATGCCGATGCCCGATAAATTGCCGCATTGGCCCGACACCTTGGCCTTTGTCGATTGGTTGAGCACCCAGCGCAACGATCTTGAACGACCTGCGGTGAAACGTGTGCCCGAGATCGCTGCGGCGTTGACGGCTTTGGCGCTGGCCCCAAAGGTACAAATGGTGCGGATGTCGGGGTCTGGCGCGACCTGTTTTGGTCTCTTCGAGGATCGGTTGTCTGCGGATATGGCGGCGGCGCAAATGGCCGCCAGCAATCCGTGGTGGTGGGTCAAATCGGCCAGTACGCTCCCGGGCTAAGCCGCGCTCTCATTAGCGCAGGCACGCCACATGTTAAACTAGCGCAGCCGAGCCACATGTTAAACTAGCGCAGCCGAGCCACATGTTAAACTAGCGCAGCCGAGCCACGACATAATCCGCGATGTCCGACAGCATCTGAACCACCTCACCCGCAGGCAGGGCAGACAGTGCCGCCTTGGCTTTCTCCGCCCAGTCCAGCGCCACGTCGCGGGTCTCGTTGAGTGCGTTGTGACGGTTCAAAAGCGCGATGGCATGATCCAGATCGCCCTCGTCCTGTTTGCCCTTTTCGATGGTTTTCACCCAAAAGGCCCGCTCTGTCTCGTCTGCCTTGGCAATTGCTTTGATCACTGGAAGGGTCAGTTTGCGTTCGCGGAAATCATCGCCGATGTTTTTGCCAGTTTGCGCCGAGCCCCAATAATCCAAAAGATCATCGACGATTTGAAACGAAATCCCAAGCGCATCGCCATAGTCAAACAGCGCTTTGACGACAGCGTCATCCGCTTCGGCCAAAACGCCGCCGACTTCGGTGGCTGCTGAAAACAGCGCGGCGGTTTTGCCGCGCACGACTTGCAAATAGATGCCTTCGTCGGTTTTCAAATCCTGCGCCGCAGTCAGTTGCAGCACTTCGCCCTCGGCGATGGTCGCGGAGGCGTTGGAGAGGATTTGAAGCACGCGCATGTTGTCGGCATCTGTCATCAACTGAAATGCGCGGGCAAAAAGATAATCGCCGACAAGCACCGAAGATTTGTTGTCCCACAACAGGTTTGCCGTGGGCCGCCCGCGCCGTTGCGCACTTTCATCGACCACATCGTCATGCAAAAGCGTGGCGGTGTGAATGAATTCGACCGTGGCCGCGAGGTGAATGTGATAGGGGCCGCTGTAG includes:
- a CDS encoding polyprenyl synthetase family protein; protein product: MGLGEATKQAAVKPHEQLAAYLAPELEAVNALIRERMSSEHAPRIPEVTAHLIEAGGKRLRPMLTLAAAKACGYSGPYHIHLAATVEFIHTATLLHDDVVDESAQRRGRPTANLLWDNKSSVLVGDYLFARAFQLMTDADNMRVLQILSNASATIAEGEVLQLTAAQDLKTDEGIYLQVVRGKTAALFSAATEVGGVLAEADDAVVKALFDYGDALGISFQIVDDLLDYWGSAQTGKNIGDDFRERKLTLPVIKAIAKADETERAFWVKTIEKGKQDEGDLDHAIALLNRHNALNETRDVALDWAEKAKAALSALPAGEVVQMLSDIADYVVARLR
- a CDS encoding tetratricopeptide repeat protein; translated protein: MTHRAGFSLSALTAIGLIVGAGLFTPSPVAADAGAYLAARQATMDRSFRDLVSYATRSLASDPQNPVLLESVISGQISMGNFDQIKGYASVLRDLEPGNQIAAMGNLTLMARDEDYDGVIAALDEGQSISTVVDGMVHAWAFVGKGDMSSALTLFDSTVDAGQGFEFFGPYNKALALALVGDYEGALDTLTSVGQPATRSSAIAQAQMLSQLERNDEALTLINDSFGATPDAEIEALKAALSAGESVPFTVVRSARDGMADVFFAVASALDGGLDDGYTLLYARIAQALRPDEANYALFSAALLERLDNYDLATTAFDAIAVDDPAYPMATLGRAEALRAAGKDDAELEVLRQLTKSHPELDDGHIALGDALRRHERYAEAAEAYSTAIDLNQPPSRAQWPLYFTRGIAYEREGVWDKAEADLRQALALEPDQPQVLNYLGYSFLEMKTNLDEAMGMIRKASAARPNDGYITDSLAWGLYLLGRYDEAVKPMERAAALMPVDAVVNDHLGDVYWAVGREREARFQWERALSFDPEDDEANRIRRKLEVGLDRVLVEEGLAPTRPLDDG
- a CDS encoding 4-(cytidine 5'-diphospho)-2-C-methyl-D-erythritol kinase, which codes for MTKIFAPAKVNLALHVTGQRADGYHILDSLVAFVDLGDQIIAEPAAQSSLTVTGPFAAGVPTDGTNLVLKAAALAGRPMALTLDKHLPPASGIGGGSADAAATLRAAARLGTQPVTADQALSLGADVPVCLRSKPMRMSGIGEVLSPVIMPALHLVLVNPRVEVSTPEVFARLERKDNMPMPDKLPHWPDTLAFVDWLSTQRNDLERPAVKRVPEIAAALTALALAPKVQMVRMSGSGATCFGLFEDRLSADMAAAQMAASNPWWWVKSASTLPG